The nucleotide sequence TCATCCCCTAAAAAAAAGATGGTCTCATGGCCCTCAATCCTCATAGATCTGGTGCCTCAATTTCCTTTTGTGCACAGATAAGGGGAAGAATGGCCAAAAGAAACCAATACCAAAATAGACACTGTACGTCGTGCCATTGATCCCAAAAGAACGTTAATCCAACTTTGAACCGGTGGAAAATCTTGAGCAAATGGTCAATCCGGAGCTCCAAAATCGCATCGACAAAGAAATGGAGACAATAATGAAGTGCTATAATGAAGGGCATTCAACTAGTGAAATCAAAGGAAACAAGACTTGCATTTTCAACATCAATAAGCTACCATCGTCGATCGTTCCATCAGTTCCAGTTTCAGTTCTACGCTTGGCACCATCAGCAGACTGCAGACCATGCATGCAGTCGCGGACACAGTACAAAACACACGGATTAACATGAGTATCTTCACCACCATCCTCAGATCGACTCTCATAACCGCACCATTTCTCCTGAACGAACCTAACTAACAAAATACTCATCGCTAGCTCTGACGGATTGATCAAGATCGCTTCGAAAGCTCTCAAAAAGATAACCAtggaggatggatggatggatgcagaAGTAACACTAATTAACAAGCTACCGTCAACGAAAGAAAATGCTAGATCGATTAGAGCTTGGCCGCCGTCATCCATGATCTTGGCGATGCGCGCGCCGGCCGGTGGGGAGGTTGATGGAGACTCTAGATGGACAGGTCCGGCcaccccatgccccagaagctctCCGGCAGCGCCTGGGATGCCACCGGCGCCGGCTGCGGCAGAGCAGGGACGTGAGCGTGGGCCATTGCCAtccccgcgccggcgccgccgaACACGAAGCTGGTGGCGAAGTTGGGCagcagcggcgcgggcggcgcgagcAGGGAGCTGAAGCTGCCGCCGAGGTCGAGCAGGCGGCGGTCGGGGTCCACCGCCGAAAGGGACGCCGGCAGGAAGGTCAGCTCGtactgctgcggctgcggctgcggctgcggctggaGCAGCGGCAGCGGGAGCGGCGCGGGCGCGGAGACCGAGAGCGGGACGACCGGCGCGGcctgagaggcggcggcggcggggacggcgtggTGGGAGTGGGAGTGGGAGTGGGAGGGGCGcttgcggcggacggcggcggggctgcCGTTGGGCTTGCGCGtgccgccgccgacgggcacgTTGCGGAGCGCGCCCCCGCGCGTCCAGTAGCGGCGGCAGCCCCTGCAGAAGTGGCGCGGCTGCGAGAGGTTGTAGTTGTTGTAGTAGCAGAACTTGGTGTCGGTGGACTCGCAGCGCGGGCAGGGGCACTGCGCCAGCCTCTCCGGCTCCCCGGCCCTCCTCACCCCGCCGGACGCCGCCGGCGCCCtgaccaccacctcctccgcctccagcTGGTCCATGGCCGTAATACGAACCATCGCTCCAAGAAACCTGAACAACCTAAGCCGGACGACCGATCGAGCTCTCACTTGCCGGTAACTGAGATTGCAAGAAGATGGCGCGGGACGGTGAGCCAATATGTAGCGGGGGGTGCAGGAAGAAGACAATGGAAGTGGTGGGGTGGCGGTGCAGGACGACAGTGGGAGTACGACGGGAAGCAGCAGCATCTCTGGTGGGTTGGCAGAGCAAGCTGACAGGCGGAGGGGCAGTTTGAACAGGAGTGGGGGTCTGAGACTTCTATTCTGGGGAAACGGACAAGGGCGCAGCGGCGGCGAGCGAAAAGGCTGTGGTTTGTCCCGGACGGGCGATCCGTTGCTCGCCCTGCCGTGCCGACCGCCGGAGCTCAGCATCCCAGACACTCCAGTCAAAGACGAGAGGTGGCATCCTGCATGCGGCTGGGCATCTTGCTGCAGCCCTGACCTATCTGTCTGACTCCCCCTGCACCGTTTGATTCCCTCTCCTGTTCATCTCTCTCTAATCTCTATCCTCTCCTCTGCGTGGTTCGGCCTGGCTCTGGGGACCGGGCATTGCCGAGCAGCTCGTACGTTGAGCATTATTTACATCCTGTAGATTGTAACAATGATTGTGAGTAGCACAAACACGAAACATCTGGCTGCTCTTTTTGTATAGTAATTATACTATTTTTAACCCCATTCCGTTTTGTTTCTCGTAGAACTGCACATGGATCAATGCACAAGTGCATGGCAAGTTTCTTTTTTTTAGAGTTCGCATGGCAAGTTTCTTCCTCTTGACTGTTGGTGAACTTTCGTTGCAGCGTCCCGGAGCGACGAATCCAGACCGATGTTGATCGGCACACGGCGGCTTGATCGAGGCTACTCCTAGCTGGGCAGTGGCAGCGCTAGCTCTATTGACTACCAGGAGTGGTGCAACGGTCTGCGTCAAGCCGGTCAGGTCAGGTGAGTCACACGCTGCGAAACTGCTGGAGGCCTTGGAGACCAATCCTGCTCATGTTTTGCCATCATCAACAAGCCAGGCATAGGGTCTCATTATTATTTCCACACATCAGTCTAGGATCGGTTTTAGGCCCCTGAAAAGTCGCGATGAGCACCGAACTACTCGACTCTACTCCTCGAGTGGTACCTATTCTTTTCACACCGTCGATGATCTTCCCCGGCGAGCGGTTCCGTTGAGATGCATGAGGAGACACCCTAGCCTACGCTTGAAACGGTGGGCTACATGTTGATAGCTGCTGCAGGCGTGTTCGACACTCTGAGACGGGCGGGCCCTGTGCACCGACGGGTCATTGCCATTGCCTCCTCGGCGCAAAACCTGCATGCACGCAGGTAGATGGATTGAAGTGGTGATCGGTCCCGTCGACACGCCAACGGATGGTCAAATCTCGAGTCGGATCGGGGGAGGGAGACGGAGGCGTGTCGCGTGCAGCGGCAGGCCGGCAGCGCAGGCGCAAGCAAGACCCAGCAGCCACAGCCCATCCCCAGAGGGCACCGTCCGGCGCCGCTGGCTGACAGCGTGGGGACCCTGGGCAGAGCCAACCGGGTTACGGGTTACGTAGGGAGCAGGCGTCAGTGCAGGACGGGCAGCAGCTGGGCGGTCTGCGCGCAGTGCAGAGGTGTCAGGCGGAGGCGGGGTTTGTTTTGGACTGGGCAATTGCAGCGGACCGGGCGCAGCATGCACTGTTTGTCCCCTTGCGTGCAACTCCAGTGCGGTACCGCTACCACCGCCTGCCCGCCACCGCCGCAGGAGGCCGGGGCGGGACCAGAAGCAGCCACCACGaacggccccctccccctcccctttggttgggTGCCTCTCGGAGCATCTGGAATCGACCGACGACCGGGCAAACCTACGCGCTCTGTACTGCGCCGGTCCATCTTTCAAATATCATACCCAACGAGTTTGAAACTTTTTTTATTTCGATGAGAGTTTGAAACATTTCTAATGCCCTCTTCGCATTATTACTAGCACCTTCTCGCATTTGTGCAAAGCGACATTATTTTCTACCGCGAGGATCGGATATAGTTTTCGCAAACATCGCTGATAGaggatactcccttcgttcctgaatgcaagtctttttagagatttcagtatgaactatattttagagtgtagattcacttattttgctccgcaTGTAATTCATATTGCaatatctaaaaatacttatatttaggaacggagggagtagatatcaTCAGCAAAGTAGTACCTCGTGTTGTAGTTATGCCTGTCGGCGGTATATAGTTGCACGTCGGAGCATCCTTGATGGTGTCTCGGCTGAGGGGTCCCTCACCATGTCGGTTTCCCAGCCTCGTGATATCTACGAATACTGCGAAAGACTTGATGTACAATCCGAAGATACCAGAACCGTGAAGGACTCTACTTCCACCGACATAGCCGACTAGAACTTGTAACAGTAGGAACCTCGGTATGATACATAAGTTAGGGGTCAGACAGTCGATAGGACAACACACGGTTCCTTGGTATTGATCTGTAATTTATACATACCCCAACACAATATACAGGAGCGAGAGTAGGGTATTTATATCTTCCTTGAGAGCGTGAACTTGAACATGCACCTATTACCATCCAACTAAGTTGTCTATCTAGGATACCCTATCGACAGATCTGCCAGATCCTGCTCCAACAGTGGTGGCCCATGCAGGTCTTATTAGGTGAACGTCGCGGCTCGATGGGAGTTCAGACCAGCGCACAGATCAATTCCGGGCACGACCTTCGTGTTGGGTCAAATGCTCGTCTTAGGCGCCACTGACTCAACTGGTCACCTTGGCCTGGTCAAGATCTACACGCTAGATCGAATCATCATATTCGGTAGCCTGTACTATtcggaaacatagtagaaaaaaaAATCGACCaacgatcacccaggaacaatatgaagatttGTACAGGGTTTGGATTAACGATTGTTACCAACTCCGGAGTGCAGCGGAAATACACGAGTCAATGTAGATCGTACTTGCAATCTCTCGAACGGAAGACCGAcggcacgacctctctacttggttgcaagcatacgGTCTTCACGATTCGgtagcgcttcgccgtccagagctaatagTCGCCgtagaattagagggaggagattagaaccgcatcgggcttctaattatgaggattagaggaagtAGGTCTAGCTTTAATTAGTCAAGTAGGACCTCTCATAAAAGGATTTGCTTCTGCCAGAGCACAACCGTAAaataaaaaaatgtgttttctttcttttcttccacgATACACATGGTTTTTTTGTCCAATTTTTTTCAAGAAAATGTTTCATAAATACCTATCAATATGGATGTAGTTCTAAAAATCTCGacacgaggaatccaatggtgcAAACATTCGAGATTTGGAcacacggtttaaaagataaaccATTTcaaataaacggatctacgaataAGGGAAAACTCACAGGTTGCGACGAATGGCGCACATAAGAGCACAATGATCTTTGGAAGGAGTACATCTCAATTAGTGATTTTGCTTCGCTTATATTGTATTTAAAAAAGAACCTACGATGAGATGGAGTACCATCTCGCTTGGCAAACCCTAATTGATGCCCGTGGGCGTCAACTAGTCATAGTTTCACCCACAGCAAGTTGTTGTgggcttgtaagtgcatctagtgtcatccctagttggttttgaagtattgacgacaaacttggttgagggactaatgtgtttgtgagaattgcaggataacacaggtagtagtccctcattgatttggtttacctaccagagatgacccttaaaaatgtgtgaagacattgaagacaatggtggtctgtgaagagattcacattgaagactatgacatgagaagacatcgcatgaagaatATGGATTGTGAAGACATAGTTGTTATGtagtttccttttttttctttgttgagtcatagaaatcaccatactgttaagtggggtccaagtgaacaaagtcagagtgacttcggcgatgctcaaccaaatcctatgtcttcgagcgaagacaatgagagcaaatcttatccagagctggataagtcagctttacttgtagcccaagtcaagctgccgcgtgtgtttgaaatctgaccgttggacacgtgtcagttccttagtgacccagggtcatttcggacaaatcaggtcaggttgcctcctagctataaatagcccaccccctacaccataaattggtggctgctcagagttagtgcacgacttttgtcgtttgagagcaacccatctccgaagcctttgagatagaaatccttgcgaggacaaagccctaagcacccagagccaaagagtgttaggcatcactgaagtctttctgtctgcgtgatctgaagacttgttacacttgaggattgtgaatcctccaactggttaggcgtcgcattttgagcatccaagagtcattgtggatcaccggtgaacgaagtctgtgaaggtttggaagtctcccttgaagacttaccagagtgattgggcgaggattgtgtgtccttagctcaaggggaataaggtgaagacgcggtcttttaagttgaatctcagcctccctaaccagacgtacagttgtcacagcaactggaactggtccaccaAATCCTTGTCCtcgccaagcaactggttctatcctctacctctctttacttattgtttgtcttcatgaagtcattgcatgcttgcacgatatgattgacttcactgtgtgaagactgttgttgtttggcttcatactatcttccatcctgatccatactacctagccgttgatagtcttcgtgctttcacttcattgcttactggactatggcttgtctagtgtagtctaccttccgctgcatatcaacaggttcatttctactgtttgtcttcaaagcccccgtgttttgaatactttcataaaaatcgcctattcaccccctctctactcgataactagcactttcaattggtatcagagcaaggtgctcccttgttctgtgtgattcggcttaaccacctggagttttagctatgtcgactgcagggataatcaaagtcttcgCTGCGTGCCCTGTCCTCGATGGCACTGAtcacccctactagaagaataagatgtgcatgcatcttgaagccattaatGTCGATttttggtatgtcgtcaagaacgacattcccaaggccggtgaaggtgtcacctctgctgatgtcaagaagttcattcaactggattctactgccaagaacaacatatgtggtcatttgaccaaaggacaatatggtcgtgtgagtgctctggaaattgcgaagctagtctgggactggctctccaaggtcaacgaaggcgtctcaacccagagagactcaaggatcagtattcttcgcaacctcttcaaccgcttcaagagaaatgacaatgagaatgttcagctgacgtttgatcgcctcactgacatcacaaatgagtgatgacccacaagtgtagggggtctatcgtagccttttcaataagagtgtcgaacccaacaaggaccagaaggaaatgataagcagttttcagtaaggtattctctgcaagcactgaaattatcggtaacagatagttttgtgataaggtaatttgtagcgagtaacaagtaatgcaagtaaataaggtgcaacaagatggcccaatcctttttgtagcaaaggacaagcctagacaaactcttatatgaaggaaagcgctcccgaggacacatgggaattatcgtcaagctagttttcatcacgttcatatggttcgcgttcggtactttgataattcgatatgtgggtggactgtgcttgggtactgcccttacttggacaagcatcccacttatgattaacccctattgcaagcatccacaactacaacaaaagtattaaggtaaacctaaccatagcatgaaacagatggatccaaatcagccccttacgaagcaacgtataaactagggtttaagcttctgtcactctagcaacccatcatctacttattacttcccaatgcctccctctaggcccaaacaatggtgaagtgtcatgcagtcaatgttcacatgacaccactagagggatgacaacatacatctcatcaaaatatcgaacgaataccaaattcacatgactacttataacaagacttctcccatgtcctcaggaacaaacgtaactactcacaaagcatattcatgttcataatcagaggggtattaatatgcataatggatcggaacatatgatcttccaccaagtaaaccaactagcatcaactacaaggagtaatcaacactactagcaacccacaggtaccaatctgaggtttggatacaaagattggatacaagagatgaactagggtttgagatgagatggtgctggtgaagatgttgatggagattgaccccctcccgatgagaggatcgttggtgatgacgatggtgatgatttccccctccaggagggaagtttccccggcagaacagctctgccggagccctagattggttccgccaaggttccgcctcgtggcggcggagtttcttcccgaaagcttgcttatgatttttttctcgacgaaagacttcatatagtagaagatgggcatcggagggccaccagggggcccacaaggcagggggcgcgcccaggggggtagggcgcgcccctacccttgtggccagggtgtgggccccctatggtgtattctttctccagtattttttattaattccaaaaataacttccgtgaagtttcaggacttttggagctgtgcagaataggtctctaatatttgctccttttccagcccagaattccagctgccggcattccccctcttcatgaaaaccttgtaaaataagagagaatagacataagtattgtgacataatgtgtaataacagcccataatgcaataaatatcgatataaaagtgtgatgcaaaatggacgtatcaactcccccaagtttagacctcgcttgtcctcaagcgaaagccgaaatcgaaaaatatgtccacatgtttagagatagaggtgtcgataaaataaaatatggacatgagggcatcatgatcattcttagaacagaaaCATATatatctcttatgctaaagtaacaattcaatcacatactcaagtatgaatcagaaacttctttgaaaactaacaaactataatctcagtcattgaagcaattgtaatttatcataacaaaGGAAAGAACcaatataagagcttctcagcaagtccacatactcaaccatcttttaatcTTTCACGATTGCTAACACtctatttatggttatgaagttttaatcggacacagagaaagacaggagcttacagttttgcctcccaatgttttacctcaagggtaatgtcaacaataatagttcatgaaaacccacaccCAATTAGacatatatatatcaggatccttccaacacattgtgcttgccaaaggataaaatgtaaaaaggaaaggtgaagatcaccatgactctttgcatgaagtataagacaagaataaaagataggcccttcgcagagggaagtagaggttgtcatgtgattttatggttggatgcacgaaatcttaatgcgaaaaaatgtcactttatattgccacttgtgatatggacctttattatgcagtccgtcgcttttatttcttccacatcacaaaagcgtataaagcttattttctccacactaataagtcatacatatttagagagcaatttttattgcttgcaacgatgccaacttatttgaaggatcttattcaatccataggtagatatgatggactatcatggcaaaactgggtttaaggatatttggaagcacaagtagtatctctacttggtgcaaagaaattggctagcatgagagggaaaggcaagcccaacatgttggatgatccatgacagtataatttatctcatatgtaagaaaacataacccattacgttgtcttccttatccaatgtcaactctttagcatatcatactttaatgagtgctcacaattataaaagatgtccaagatagtatatttatatgtgaacctctctttctttattacttcctattaattgcaacgatgaccaaaactatgtttgtcaactttcaacaacttttattcatcatactctttatatgtgagctcattactctccatacgatccatatgatctctttatttcttctcttttattttattccctcaacatcatagcaaaataatcaagcccttgactcaacactaatctttactatatatagctcacggactcgattacataggaaggtcataaagcaaaactcaaaactagatcatactaaaactttattctattggatcaagatattaccaaaaggatcgaactaagaaaagcagtaaagataaaagtgatggtgatacgatactggggcactcccccaagcttggaggttgccaaggggagtgcccatacccgatgctcagttcttctttgttggtgaagaaggtgttggtgatgatgtgcgcttcttccttaatttgcgcttgaggacagaattctgctcctttaggtcctcgatctcccgctcaaggcttagtacctttttgcatagttcttgtttgttctcctgcaagagacaaaaagggataaactcgatcttaggtttctttgctctattggggaggcttgactttttgaactccacatgcatgtccccaggttgaggtaatgggacttcatcttcatctgagctcgtctcctcctttctcttaggctcatagtcttcttcttccttcgtggtccaaccacaatgctccaagtccccgtagaccttatgaTCTGCAAGGTAGTCGGCCACATAGGTTtatccctccgaatcttgggatgacatattgatctaatctgcagcagaaacagcttgaacaagaacaggagatttctgcgtgatacagtggtcaaaaccttcgggagattatataacgaattcttaccgaccaaaagaagtatcatgcaagaaaacggagtccggagagcacacgaggtgcccacgaggcagggggcacacccaggggggtagggcgcgccctccaccctcgtggaaacctcgtgtcctttccggtccgCTTctcattttcctattttcttaaatattccaaaacgaagaaaaattgccattagaactattttggagtcagtttacttaccataccaggtatctattccttttcggagtctaaaacattccagaaagtgtcccttatgtattcctccggggttacggtttcaataacattagtttcaacatttatgggattacctgagatataatgtttgattctttgaccgtttaccaccctcggatttgtgccttcgaagttgttgatttttatggcaccagatagacctcctcgatgacgtaaggaccttcccatttagagagaagtttgcctgcaaaaaatcttaaataagagttgtataacaatacataatcacctacattgaactcacgtttttgtatccttttatcatgccatattttaacttttttttaaacaacttggcattttcataggcttgggttctccattcatcaagtgagctaatgtcaaaaagcctcttctcaccggcaagtttgaaatcataattgagctctttaatagcccaatatgctttatgttctaattcaagaggtaagtgacatgctttttcataaaccattttatacggagatatacccataggattttt is from Triticum aestivum cultivar Chinese Spring chromosome 3A, IWGSC CS RefSeq v2.1, whole genome shotgun sequence and encodes:
- the LOC123057966 gene encoding dof zinc finger protein DOF3.4, producing MLLLPVVLPLSSCTATPPLPLSSSCTPRYILAHRPAPSSCNLSYRQVRARSVVRLRLFRFLGAMVRITAMDQLEAEEVVVRAPAASGGVRRAGEPERLAQCPCPRCESTDTKFCYYNNYNLSQPRHFCRGCRRYWTRGGALRNVPVGGGTRKPNGSPAAVRRKRPSHSHSHSHHAVPAAAASQAAPVVPLSVSAPAPLPLPLLQPQPQPQPQQYELTFLPASLSAVDPDRRLLDLGGSFSSLLAPPAPLLPNFATSFVFGGAGAGMAMAHAHVPALPQPAPVASQALPESFWGMGWPDLSI